Sequence from the Bacteroidales bacterium genome:
GAGATCAAGATAATGAATCTCAAAAGCATGGCTGCTATCCCGGTCGTCATCCAGCAGGCAGGCGCAGCAGTCTATTCCATGGCTTTCAGTAATGAGGGAGACCTGCTCGCCTGCGGAGACGGCAGCGGATCGATCCTGTTATGGAAGTCAATCCAGCCATCTGGCTCACCGGTTTCCCTGATCGGACATCTGTCCCGTGTCAGCGGTCTTAAATTCAGTCCCGACGGCACGACACTGGGAAGCTGCAGCTACGATGGCACGGTCAGGCTGTGGAACTACCTGTCGGCCGAGGAACCTCCCATCGTGATGGATGACTATGATTTCTGGATCACCTGCCTGGCCTTCACGGCCGGTGGTGATAAACTGATCACGGGCAGCGCAGATAAAACGATCAGGATGAGGTTAATCAACACGGAAGTGCTTACACGTCTTTTATGTGCCGATCTTTCAAGGAACATGACCCAGGAGGAATGGAATCTTTATGTCGGGCCTGACATCGGTTATTCCAAAACCTGCGAAAATCTTCCTTAAGGCAACCTTATTTTTCAGGTATCCACGATATGAATGTCGAATGAAACTGATCAAACCATTTACCACCCTGCTCATTCTTCTGGGGTGCCTGGCCCAGGCCTTTCCCCAGACCGATTGCGGAGAAGCTGCACTGACCGAGGCCAGGAAAAAATATGAATCCGGTAACTTTGAACTGGTCATCTCAATGCTGACCGGGTGTGCAGTCAGCATGCCTGACAACCAGCAAAAGGCGGAAGCTTACCGGTTGCTCACCCTTTCGTACCTGGCCATGGATTCCATCAGCACCGCCACCGAGTGTGCCACCCAGCTGCTGAAAATAAATCCAAACTTTGAACCGGACCTGTTCGATCTTCCACGATTCATACAGCTGATCCACAGGCTCAACGAAGCAACGCGGGTCCAGCAGGTCACCTCTGTCTCCAAGCGTGCTGAAAACATCTATGAAGCACCTGCCAACATCCTGGTCGTTACCCGGGAAGAGATCGAACAGCGGGGATACATGGATCTGGTGGAAATGTTGCGCGATGTCCCGGGCTTTGACCTGACCATGTTTTACGGATCGCAGTATGCCAACATCTACCAGAGGGGATTCCGGCAGAACAACACCGAAAAAACGCTCGTTCTGATCGATGGCATCGAGGATAATGACCTGTGGACAAACTGGGCGGATATTTCCCGGCAGTATCCCCTATCGAATATTGAAAGAGTGGAAATCATTTACGGGCCGGCCTCCACCATGTACGGGCCAAATGCCTTTGCAGGGGTGATCAACATCGTTACCCAGGACGCCGCTGCGATCATCAAGGAGGATCGCAAACTGGGCATCCGCGCCAATGCAGGGTACGGGTCGTATCGTTCAGCCTGCGCGGATCTATCGGTCTCCGCCCGAAAGAATAAATTCAGCAGTTCATTCACCGGCCGGTTCTACCAGTCAGATGAAATGGATCTTTCCGCCCAGCCCTATTTCGACTATGACCCTGCCGTTTACGACACTGTTGATTACGTTCAGCTTCTCAGTGTTTCGGATCACGCAAGGGAGTATCTGTCAGACAATGAATTACCGGTAAATCATCCCTACTATGACGTGAGTCCTGATTCGTCAGCCATCACGCTCACCCCTGCCGGTGCCCAGGCAGCCAGGGACCTGGATAAGACAGGGTATGCACAGACCGTGAACGGGAATCCGGTTGGTTTCACCAATGAGACCCATTGCTGGTTCGTCAACGGAAAACTTCAGTTCAGCAATTTCACCCTCGGATTTCAGTCGTGGAAAAAAAGTGAAGGATCCACCACACAGTACACCGACCTTCTCGTACCGGGCTCGGAAAACGGTTTTATCTGGGCTCCCCAGCTTTCTTACATCTACACGAAGTATGAAGAACAGATCAGTAAACGCTTGTATGTATACAGTCTGACCAACTACCGTATCCATTCCCTGACCGAGGATTCCAAATACGTTTCTGTCAAGAACTACTCCCTGGGAAACTATGACCTTGCCAGCCTGGTTGGGGCGACAGAACCTGAATGGACCACCCTGTACGCTTATGAAAGTTCCAGGCAGCTCCGTACCGAATTAAAACTGATCTGGGATCCCCTTCAGCAACTCAGCGTAGTCTCCGGGATCGAGGTCAGAAACAGTTCCCTGCAGGGCAGTTACCTCTACAGTACGTATCCCCATCCGCAGGATTCAGCTGTTCTTAATCCTTCGCCCAAAGGAGGAAATACCTATAATACCTGGGACGTGGGCATCTACGCCCAGGCTACCTATACGCTGTTTGAAGACCTCAGGCTGACCCTGGGAGCCCGCTATGACTATAATAAAATCCGCTCAAGCGGCGGATTTGGATCAGAAATAAGCCCTCGAATAGCGATCGTTTACACCCCGGGATCTTTTGTCTTTAAAGCCATTTACTCAAGGGGTATCGAAAATGTATCCAACTGGACCAAATTCTCATCCGCAGGGAACCGTCTACCCAATCCAACGCTGGGTACGGAAAGCATACGGAACTACGAGGTAACAGGAGCGTGGATGATCCGGAAGGAATTCGTTGTTGATGTCGCTTTCTATCATTCGATCATAGAAGATGTCGTCGGAACGGTAACGGTACCTGACCAGCCCGGCAAGAACCAGAATGCCAACATAGGTGTTTTCAGGATCAATGGTTTTCAGTCGAACCTGACCTACCGGACCAGGACCTTCTCGGCATATGCAAATTATACCTTTACAGATCCCCGGCAGACCTACAGTGAGCTTGGGGAAGTGGACAATTTGATCGGTGACATTTCAAAGCACAAGTTCAACGTAGGAGCCAACAAAACTTTCTTTGAAGACCTGCAGGTGAACCTGAGGCTGAATTATACCGGCAAGAGAGAAACCGGAGCCGGAACGACGGTACCTTTGAACTGGAATACGTTTCCAGCCGTCGTTCTGCTCAATGGAGCCGTCACGTACAGGAACGACCTGGTTCCAGGCCTGAATGTCCAGCTGGTTTGCAATAATGTACTCGGCAAGACCTATTATCATCCAGGTACCAAGGCTGCTGATGGCGTGCTCAGCCCGACGGACATCCTGCAAAGAGGGAGGCACTGGGTGATCCGGTTGTTATTTGAGTGGTAAGGACCAAAATTGTTAAATTGTCAAATTGTTAAGCTGAGGTTGTACGAAAGTGGGTAAAGCAGTATATACGACGATACGGGACGGGGCGTCGGAGTGGGGAGAGCTGATCCTGCCGGCTGAACCAAGAGCGCGGCGGGGGGGATTGCGTACCGTCATGTTTGGAAGCACCACCGCAGGTCATCTTGTGCTGGAAACACTTCTGCGCTTCGACAGGAGCCATCCGGGCAAAATGGATATCAGGGCAGTGGCAACGGATGACACGCACGATCCGAGAGCCAGGATCGGTCTCCGGAAACGTATTTGGAAACATTATTCACCCGAAGAGCGTCTGCGGCTAATGGACAGGATGATCCAGGGGACCGTATCGGAAGGCATTCCGTGCTATACCGGCGGAGTGAAAAATGATTACTTCGCCGGATTGCTCAGGGAGTGGGACCCGGAGCTGATCATCATGTGCTGTTTTGGCCAGAAAATAAACCGTTCCATCTACGACTACCCGGTATTTGGTATGTATAATTTTCATCCGTCGGACCTCGCAGCCAACATCGGTGCCGGCGCTCGCCCGTTCGAATCCACGATCCGCGAGGGCAGGACCACTTCCTGCATGATCCTCCACCGTGTCACCGAACGTATCGACGGCGGTCCCATCGTTGGCATTTCACCCCGGATCAATATCGCCCTTGCCAACGACAGCTACCCGGATAATTTTTTGGTACTGCAGGAAAAAATACCGTCTGCCTGTGGATGGATGACCTACGGGCTGCTCTTATCCGTTCTGGAGCGGAAGGAGCGTGGTGAGACCGAGGCCGTCGCATCCATCGACTTTGACAGGATCATTCCGGAACCGGTGAAGCAAATGCTGATGGAACCGGTGGAAAATGATCCTTTGAAAATTAAAAAATTACCGTTCCCCGAGTGAGGGACTTCCTCGCACCGGTGAATGAAATGAGATCAAAGACACACCTGATGACCCCGGGAAAAACAATCAGCCGTGGCACAAGCCAGCAATCAGCACAATGGATCTTCAGACTGCTGAACATTCGCCAGGGTGAAGGAAAGCCCGTTGTTTTGCTGATCCTGTTTTCCTTCTTTATGGGCATGGCCCTGTCGTACTACTTTACGGCCTCCAATGCGATATTCATCAAGCATTTTGAGCCCAGGATGATCTCGCTGTCCTACATTGTTTCGGGCATCGCTGTCTACCTCACCTGGCTCCTGCTGACACAGATCGATAAGCGACTCCCCCTCAGCCTGAGGTTCATCGTCAAATATATCTTCGTTGTCGTCTCAGTGGTTGCCATCAGCATCGGAACCTGGCTCCAGGACTCGGATGTGATGGCATTCATCCTTTTCACCTTTGTCAGGGTGCTGGTTTATATCACCCTCATCACCTTCTGGGGGCTGGCAGGATCGCTGTTCAACCTACGGCAGGGTAAAAGGATCTTTGGACTGATCGGGACGGGTGAATCCATTTCGGTCATCCTGGGTTACTTTTCAGTTCCTCTCCTTCTGCAGTTTGTTGAAACGCCATTTCTGCTCTTCTTATCATCGTTTGCATTCCTGATGTGCTTCATCGTCGTGCTGGTCATCCTGAGAAATTACAGGGAACAGCTGGGATTTGCGCCGGCCAGGCCGGAACGGGAGGTAAAGGATGAATCAGGCAGGTGGAAATATACTGCCCTGCTGAAACAGCCCTACTTCCTGCTCATTTCCCTGCTGGCCCTGTTGCCGATATTCGGATATCTGTTCGTGGATTATATGTTCCTCCATCAAACTAAGTACGAGTTCAACAACGACCGGGAGACGATCGCCAGGTTCCTGGGCTATATGCTGGGGTTTGTGGCCGTGGTGGAGCTTGTCTTCAAAATCTTTGTCTCGGGCCGTCTGCTCAGCAAATATGGCCTCAAACCCAGCC
This genomic interval carries:
- a CDS encoding TonB-dependent receptor, with the translated sequence MKLIKPFTTLLILLGCLAQAFPQTDCGEAALTEARKKYESGNFELVISMLTGCAVSMPDNQQKAEAYRLLTLSYLAMDSISTATECATQLLKINPNFEPDLFDLPRFIQLIHRLNEATRVQQVTSVSKRAENIYEAPANILVVTREEIEQRGYMDLVEMLRDVPGFDLTMFYGSQYANIYQRGFRQNNTEKTLVLIDGIEDNDLWTNWADISRQYPLSNIERVEIIYGPASTMYGPNAFAGVINIVTQDAAAIIKEDRKLGIRANAGYGSYRSACADLSVSARKNKFSSSFTGRFYQSDEMDLSAQPYFDYDPAVYDTVDYVQLLSVSDHAREYLSDNELPVNHPYYDVSPDSSAITLTPAGAQAARDLDKTGYAQTVNGNPVGFTNETHCWFVNGKLQFSNFTLGFQSWKKSEGSTTQYTDLLVPGSENGFIWAPQLSYIYTKYEEQISKRLYVYSLTNYRIHSLTEDSKYVSVKNYSLGNYDLASLVGATEPEWTTLYAYESSRQLRTELKLIWDPLQQLSVVSGIEVRNSSLQGSYLYSTYPHPQDSAVLNPSPKGGNTYNTWDVGIYAQATYTLFEDLRLTLGARYDYNKIRSSGGFGSEISPRIAIVYTPGSFVFKAIYSRGIENVSNWTKFSSAGNRLPNPTLGTESIRNYEVTGAWMIRKEFVVDVAFYHSIIEDVVGTVTVPDQPGKNQNANIGVFRINGFQSNLTYRTRTFSAYANYTFTDPRQTYSELGEVDNLIGDISKHKFNVGANKTFFEDLQVNLRLNYTGKRETGAGTTVPLNWNTFPAVVLLNGAVTYRNDLVPGLNVQLVCNNVLGKTYYHPGTKAADGVLSPTDILQRGRHWVIRLLFEW
- a CDS encoding formyltransferase family protein, whose amino-acid sequence is MGKAVYTTIRDGASEWGELILPAEPRARRGGLRTVMFGSTTAGHLVLETLLRFDRSHPGKMDIRAVATDDTHDPRARIGLRKRIWKHYSPEERLRLMDRMIQGTVSEGIPCYTGGVKNDYFAGLLREWDPELIIMCCFGQKINRSIYDYPVFGMYNFHPSDLAANIGAGARPFESTIREGRTTSCMILHRVTERIDGGPIVGISPRINIALANDSYPDNFLVLQEKIPSACGWMTYGLLLSVLERKERGETEAVASIDFDRIIPEPVKQMLMEPVENDPLKIKKLPFPE